From Rhodococcus antarcticus, the proteins below share one genomic window:
- a CDS encoding glycoside hydrolase family 65 protein, whose protein sequence is MIGHPACPVEPWCLRATSLDLGVLAQFESLFALSNGHLGWRGTLDEGEPVGLPGAYLAGVFELRPLHQAEAGFGYPEAGQTIVGVTDGTLVRLTVDSEPFDVRRGVLHSHEQVLDLRAGTLRRTADWTSPAGRRVVVRSERLVSLTQRGLGAVCWSVQALDGPVRVVVQSELGVTAPPSAAGGDPRSAAGLTAPLVAQTHTVTDGGVRLLHRTRLSGLLVGAGTWHDVTGPPGTRTDVACTPDVGRTTVTATLAAGQQLGLTKLVAHAWSGTRSGAAVLDEVDAALVVAQGVGWDGLLSTQRTYLDDFWDRADVVLEGDDELQQAVRVALFHVLQAGARAESRAIGAKGLTGPGYDGHTFWDTEIFVLPVLDHVAPQAAEQALRWRHTTLPLARDRARVLGLAGAAFPWRTIRGEECSGYWPAGTAAFHIGADIAHAVLRYVRATGDTAFEATVGVDLVVETARLWASLGHHDGRGGFRIEGVTGPDEYSALVDNNLYTNLMAQQNLTAAAHLARAHPGRAAALGVTAEERTAWEAAAAAVVVPYDEGLGIHLQDDAFCDHERWDFAATPAEDYPLLLHHHYVELYRRQVVKQADLVLAMQLCSGAFTDEEKRRNVEYYEAITVRDSSLSAAPQAVLAAEVGHLELAYDYLAEASLVDLHDLQHNTRDGLHLAALAGCWTALVVGFGGMRDDGTTVSFTPRLPPGTTLLTFCVAIDGHHVKLDIIPARTRYTLLSGPPVTILDHGTPVVLDAGIPVHRPPAAARSLPAPQQPTGRAPVPRAPHRTQSQHRAGLHGGGDVERTHACAPRWPSPGR, encoded by the coding sequence GTGATCGGACACCCCGCCTGCCCGGTCGAGCCCTGGTGCCTGCGCGCCACGTCCCTCGATCTTGGCGTGCTGGCGCAGTTCGAGTCGCTGTTCGCGCTGTCCAACGGCCACCTCGGCTGGCGCGGCACCCTGGACGAGGGGGAACCCGTGGGCCTGCCCGGCGCCTACCTCGCCGGAGTGTTCGAGCTGCGTCCGCTGCACCAGGCCGAGGCTGGCTTCGGCTACCCCGAGGCGGGCCAGACCATCGTCGGGGTGACCGACGGGACCCTGGTGCGCCTCACCGTCGACAGCGAGCCGTTCGACGTGCGCCGGGGGGTGCTGCACTCCCACGAGCAGGTGCTCGACCTGCGGGCGGGCACGCTGCGGCGCACCGCGGACTGGACCTCTCCGGCGGGCCGCCGCGTGGTGGTTCGCTCGGAGCGGCTGGTGTCGCTGACCCAGCGTGGTCTGGGGGCGGTGTGCTGGTCGGTGCAGGCCCTGGACGGCCCGGTCCGCGTCGTGGTGCAGTCGGAGCTCGGCGTCACTGCGCCGCCGTCCGCCGCCGGTGGTGATCCGCGCAGCGCCGCCGGGCTCACCGCGCCACTGGTGGCACAGACGCACACGGTGACCGACGGCGGCGTGCGACTGCTGCACCGGACCCGGCTCAGCGGGCTGCTCGTCGGTGCGGGTACCTGGCACGACGTGACGGGTCCGCCGGGAACGCGCACCGACGTGGCGTGCACCCCGGACGTCGGGCGGACCACGGTGACCGCCACCCTCGCAGCGGGCCAGCAGCTGGGGCTGACCAAGCTGGTTGCCCACGCCTGGTCGGGGACTCGGAGCGGGGCGGCCGTGCTCGACGAGGTCGACGCCGCGCTCGTCGTCGCGCAGGGCGTCGGGTGGGACGGCCTGCTCTCCACCCAGCGCACCTACCTCGACGACTTCTGGGACCGGGCCGACGTCGTCCTCGAGGGGGACGACGAGCTTCAGCAAGCAGTGCGCGTCGCGCTGTTCCACGTCCTGCAGGCCGGCGCCCGGGCGGAGTCCCGGGCCATCGGGGCCAAGGGTCTCACCGGCCCCGGCTACGACGGCCACACGTTCTGGGACACCGAGATCTTCGTCCTGCCGGTGCTCGACCACGTCGCTCCGCAGGCGGCGGAGCAGGCGCTGCGCTGGCGGCACACCACCCTCCCGCTGGCCCGCGATCGTGCCCGGGTGCTGGGTCTGGCGGGGGCGGCGTTCCCGTGGCGCACCATCCGCGGGGAGGAGTGCTCCGGCTACTGGCCCGCCGGCACCGCCGCCTTCCACATCGGCGCGGACATCGCCCACGCCGTGCTGCGCTACGTCCGCGCCACTGGCGACACCGCGTTCGAGGCCACGGTCGGGGTCGACCTGGTGGTGGAGACCGCTCGGCTCTGGGCGAGCCTCGGGCACCACGACGGCCGTGGCGGCTTCCGCATCGAGGGCGTGACGGGTCCCGACGAGTACAGCGCCCTGGTCGACAACAACCTCTACACCAACCTCATGGCCCAGCAGAACCTGACGGCCGCAGCGCACCTCGCCCGTGCGCACCCCGGTCGGGCCGCTGCCCTCGGAGTCACCGCCGAGGAGCGGACTGCGTGGGAGGCGGCCGCGGCTGCGGTCGTGGTGCCCTACGACGAGGGACTCGGGATCCACCTGCAGGACGATGCGTTCTGCGACCACGAGCGCTGGGACTTCGCCGCCACCCCGGCGGAGGACTACCCCCTGCTGCTGCACCACCACTACGTGGAGCTCTACCGGCGGCAGGTGGTCAAGCAGGCCGACCTGGTGCTCGCCATGCAGCTGTGCAGCGGTGCCTTCACCGACGAGGAGAAGCGCCGCAACGTCGAGTACTACGAGGCGATCACCGTGCGCGACTCCTCGCTCTCGGCCGCTCCGCAGGCGGTTCTCGCCGCGGAGGTCGGCCACCTCGAGCTCGCCTACGACTATCTCGCCGAGGCGTCGCTGGTGGACCTGCACGACCTGCAGCACAACACCCGCGACGGGCTCCACCTCGCCGCGCTGGCCGGGTGCTGGACCGCGCTCGTGGTCGGGTTCGGGGGCATGCGCGACGACGGCACCACGGTCTCGTTCACCCCTCGGCTGCCGCCGGGCACCACCCTGCTGACGTTCTGCGTCGCGATCGACGGGCACCACGTCAAGCTCGACATCATCCCTGCCCGCACGCGGTACACGCTGCTCTCCGGCCCGCCGGTGACGATCCTCGACCACGGCACGCCCGTCGTCCTCGACGCCGGGATCCCAGTCCACAGACCACCGGCCGCCGCGCGAAGCCTTCCGGCCCCGCAGCAGCCGACGGGGCGGGCGCCGGTGCCCCGCGCGCCACACCGCACCCAGAGCCAGCACCGAGCCGGACTCCACGGAGGTGGTGACGTCGAACGCACCCACGCCTGCGCACCCCGGTGGCCGAGCCCTGGCCGGTGA